In Equus caballus isolate H_3958 breed thoroughbred chromosome 7, TB-T2T, whole genome shotgun sequence, one DNA window encodes the following:
- the MCAM gene encoding cell surface glycoprotein MUC18 isoform X1 gives MELSRLVCAFLLAACCCCRRAAGVPGEAEQPEPELVEVEVGGTALLKCGPSHSQGNFGHVDWFSVHKEKPTLIFRVHQGLGQSQPGEYQHRLSLQDKGTTLALAHITPHDERIFLCQGKRPQSQEHRIQLRVYKAPEEPSIQVNAVGISVNSQEPEEVATCVGRNGYPVPQVIWYKNGRPLKEEKNRVHIQSSQIVESSGLYTLQSVLKAQLVKEDKDAQFYCELNYRLPSGNHMKESKEVTVPVFYPAEKVWLEVEPVGMLKEGDRVEIRCLADGNPPPHFSISKQNLSTREMEEETTDDNGILVLEPAQKEHSGIYECHGLDLETTTSLQSDQQELLVNYVSDVRVRPAAPESQEGSSLTLICEAESNQAIEFQWLREKTGKLLQKGPVLQLYNLKREEGGGYRCVASVPSVPGLNRTQLVNVAVFGSPWMTVKERKVWVKENTVLNLSCEASGHPRPTISWNVDGTASEQDQDPQSVLSILNVLVTPELLETGAECVASNSLGKNTTIIFLELDSNRTTGLSTSTVSPHAKANSTSTEKKLPEPESKGVVIVAVTVCILVLAVLGAVLYFFYKKGKLPCGRSGKQEITLPPSPKSEFVVEVKSDKLPEEMGLLQGSNGDKRAPGDQGEKYIDLRH, from the exons ATGGAGCTGTCCAGGCTCGTCTGCGCCTTTCTGCTCGCCGCCTGCTGCTGCTGTCGCCGTGCCGCGG GTGTGCCTGGAGAGGCGGAGCAGCCCGAGCCTGAGCTGGTAGAGGTGGAAGTAGGCGGCACGGCCCTTCTGAAGTGTGGCCCCTCCCATTCCCAGGGCAACTTCGGCCATGTGGACTGGTTTTCT GTCCACAAAGAGAAGCCCACCCTCATCTTCCGCGTGCACCAGGGCCTGGGCCAGAGCCAGCCTGGGGAGTACCAGCACCGGCTCAGCCTCCAGGACAAAGGGACTACTCTGGCCCTGGCACATATCACCCCCCATGACGAGCGCATCTTCCTGTGCCAGGGCAAGCGTCCTCAGTCCCAGGAGCACCGCATCCAGCTCCGTGTGTACA AAGCTCCGGAGGAGCCAAGCATCCAGGTCAATGCCGTGGGCATTTCTGTGAACAGTCAGGAGCCCGAGGAG GTTGCCACCTGTGTGGGGAGGAACGGGTACCCCGTTCCTCAGGTCATCTGGTACAAGAATGGCCGGCCCCTCAAGGAGGAGAAGAACC GAGTCCACATTCAGTCGTCCCAGATCGTGGAGTCGAGTGGCTTGTACACCTTGCAGAGCGTTCTGAAGGCACAGCTGGTTaaagaagacaaagatgcccaGTTTTACTGTGAGCTCAACTACCGGCTGCCCAGCGGGAACCACATGAAGGAATCTAAGGAGGTCACTGTCCCTGTTTTCT ACCCTGCAGAGAAAGTGTGGTTGGAGGTGGAGCCCGTGGGAATGCTGAAGGAAGGGGACCGTGTGGAAATCAGGTGTTTGGCTGATGgcaaccccccaccccacttcagcATCAGCAAGCAG AACCTCAGCACcagggagatggaggaagagacaaCGGATGACAATGGGATCCTGGTTTTGGAGCCCGCCCAGAAGGAGCACAGTGGGATCTATGAATGCCACGGCCTGGACTTGGAAACCACAACATCGCTGCAGAGCGACCAACAGGAGCTGCTGGTGAACT ACGTGTCTGATGTCCGAGTGAGACCTGCAGCCCCTGAGAGCCAGGAGGGCAGCAGTCTCACCCTGATCTGTGAGGCAGAGAGCAACCAGGCCATTGAGTTCCAGTGGCTGAGAGAAAAG ACAGGCAAGCTGCTGCAAAAGGGGCCTGTGCTCCAATTATACAACCTGAAACGGGAGGAAGGGGGAGGCTACCGCTGTGTGGCGTCTGTGCCCAGTGTACCCGGGCTGAACCGCACACAGCTGGTCAACGTAGCCGTTTTTG GGTCCCCGTGGATGACAGTAAAGGAGAGGAAGGTGTGGGTGAAAGAGAACACGGTGCTGAATCTGTCTTGTGAAGCATCAGGACATCCTCGGCCCACCATCTCCTGGAATGTTGATGGCACG GCAAGTGAACAAGACCAGGATCCACAGAGTGTCCTGAGCATCCTGAATGTCCTTGTGACCCCAGAGCTGTTGGAGACAGGTGCTGAATGTGTGGCCTCCAACTCCCTGGGCAAAAACACCACCATCATTTTCCTGGAGCTGG ACTCCAACAGAACCACTGGCCTCAGCACCTCCACTGTCAGTCCTCATGCCAAAGCCAACAGCACCTCCACAG agaaaaagcTGCCAGAGCCTGAAAGCAAGGGTGTGGTCATCGTGGCTGTGACTGTGTGCATCCTGGTCCtggctgtgctgggtgctgtccTCTATTTCTTCTACAAGAAGGGCAAGCTGCCGTGTGGGCGCTCAGGCAAACAAGAGAT cacgCTGCCCCCGTCTCCTAAGAGTGAATTTGTAGTTGAAGTTAAGTCAGATAAACTCCCAGAAGAGATGGGCCTCCTACAGGGCAGCAACGGTGACAAGAGGGCTCCAGGAGACCAG GGAGAGAAATACATCGATCTGAGGCACTAG
- the MCAM gene encoding cell surface glycoprotein MUC18 isoform X2, which produces MELSRLVCAFLLAACCCCRRAAGVPGEAEQPEPELVEVEVGGTALLKCGPSHSQGNFGHVDWFSVHKEKPTLIFRVHQGLGQSQPGEYQHRLSLQDKGTTLALAHITPHDERIFLCQGKRPQSQEHRIQLRVYKAPEEPSIQVNAVGISVNSQEPEEVATCVGRNGYPVPQVIWYKNGRPLKEEKNRVHIQSSQIVESSGLYTLQSVLKAQLVKEDKDAQFYCELNYRLPSGNHMKESKEVTVPVFYPAEKVWLEVEPVGMLKEGDRVEIRCLADGNPPPHFSISKQNLSTREMEEETTDDNGILVLEPAQKEHSGIYECHGLDLETTTSLQSDQQELLVNYVSDVRVRPAAPESQEGSSLTLICEAESNQAIEFQWLREKTGKLLQKGPVLQLYNLKREEGGGYRCVASVPSVPGLNRTQLVNVAVFGSPWMTVKERKVWVKENTVLNLSCEASGHPRPTISWNVDGTASEQDQDPQSVLSILNVLVTPELLETGAECVASNSLGKNTTIIFLELDSNRTTGLSTSTVSPHAKANSTSTEKKLPEPESKGVVIVAVTVCILVLAVLGAVLYFFYKKGKLPCGRSGKQEMERNTSI; this is translated from the exons ATGGAGCTGTCCAGGCTCGTCTGCGCCTTTCTGCTCGCCGCCTGCTGCTGCTGTCGCCGTGCCGCGG GTGTGCCTGGAGAGGCGGAGCAGCCCGAGCCTGAGCTGGTAGAGGTGGAAGTAGGCGGCACGGCCCTTCTGAAGTGTGGCCCCTCCCATTCCCAGGGCAACTTCGGCCATGTGGACTGGTTTTCT GTCCACAAAGAGAAGCCCACCCTCATCTTCCGCGTGCACCAGGGCCTGGGCCAGAGCCAGCCTGGGGAGTACCAGCACCGGCTCAGCCTCCAGGACAAAGGGACTACTCTGGCCCTGGCACATATCACCCCCCATGACGAGCGCATCTTCCTGTGCCAGGGCAAGCGTCCTCAGTCCCAGGAGCACCGCATCCAGCTCCGTGTGTACA AAGCTCCGGAGGAGCCAAGCATCCAGGTCAATGCCGTGGGCATTTCTGTGAACAGTCAGGAGCCCGAGGAG GTTGCCACCTGTGTGGGGAGGAACGGGTACCCCGTTCCTCAGGTCATCTGGTACAAGAATGGCCGGCCCCTCAAGGAGGAGAAGAACC GAGTCCACATTCAGTCGTCCCAGATCGTGGAGTCGAGTGGCTTGTACACCTTGCAGAGCGTTCTGAAGGCACAGCTGGTTaaagaagacaaagatgcccaGTTTTACTGTGAGCTCAACTACCGGCTGCCCAGCGGGAACCACATGAAGGAATCTAAGGAGGTCACTGTCCCTGTTTTCT ACCCTGCAGAGAAAGTGTGGTTGGAGGTGGAGCCCGTGGGAATGCTGAAGGAAGGGGACCGTGTGGAAATCAGGTGTTTGGCTGATGgcaaccccccaccccacttcagcATCAGCAAGCAG AACCTCAGCACcagggagatggaggaagagacaaCGGATGACAATGGGATCCTGGTTTTGGAGCCCGCCCAGAAGGAGCACAGTGGGATCTATGAATGCCACGGCCTGGACTTGGAAACCACAACATCGCTGCAGAGCGACCAACAGGAGCTGCTGGTGAACT ACGTGTCTGATGTCCGAGTGAGACCTGCAGCCCCTGAGAGCCAGGAGGGCAGCAGTCTCACCCTGATCTGTGAGGCAGAGAGCAACCAGGCCATTGAGTTCCAGTGGCTGAGAGAAAAG ACAGGCAAGCTGCTGCAAAAGGGGCCTGTGCTCCAATTATACAACCTGAAACGGGAGGAAGGGGGAGGCTACCGCTGTGTGGCGTCTGTGCCCAGTGTACCCGGGCTGAACCGCACACAGCTGGTCAACGTAGCCGTTTTTG GGTCCCCGTGGATGACAGTAAAGGAGAGGAAGGTGTGGGTGAAAGAGAACACGGTGCTGAATCTGTCTTGTGAAGCATCAGGACATCCTCGGCCCACCATCTCCTGGAATGTTGATGGCACG GCAAGTGAACAAGACCAGGATCCACAGAGTGTCCTGAGCATCCTGAATGTCCTTGTGACCCCAGAGCTGTTGGAGACAGGTGCTGAATGTGTGGCCTCCAACTCCCTGGGCAAAAACACCACCATCATTTTCCTGGAGCTGG ACTCCAACAGAACCACTGGCCTCAGCACCTCCACTGTCAGTCCTCATGCCAAAGCCAACAGCACCTCCACAG agaaaaagcTGCCAGAGCCTGAAAGCAAGGGTGTGGTCATCGTGGCTGTGACTGTGTGCATCCTGGTCCtggctgtgctgggtgctgtccTCTATTTCTTCTACAAGAAGGGCAAGCTGCCGTGTGGGCGCTCAGGCAAACAAGAGAT GGAGAGAAATACATCGATCTGA
- the MCAM gene encoding cell surface glycoprotein MUC18 isoform X3, which produces MELSRLVCAFLLAACCCCRRAAGVPGEAEQPEPELVEVEVGGTALLKCGPSHSQGNFGHVDWFSVHKEKPTLIFRVHQGLGQSQPGEYQHRLSLQDKGTTLALAHITPHDERIFLCQGKRPQSQEHRIQLRVYKAPEEPSIQVNAVGISVNSQEPEEVATCVGRNGYPVPQVIWYKNGRPLKEEKNRVHIQSSQIVESSGLYTLQSVLKAQLVKEDKDAQFYCELNYRLPSGNHMKESKEVTVPVFYPAEKVWLEVEPVGMLKEGDRVEIRCLADGNPPPHFSISKQNLSTREMEEETTDDNGILVLEPAQKEHSGIYECHGLDLETTTSLQSDQQELLVNYVSDVRVRPAAPESQEGSSLTLICEAESNQAIEFQWLREKTGKLLQKGPVLQLYNLKREEGGGYRCVASVPSVPGLNRTQLVNVAVFGSPWMTVKERKVWVKENTVLNLSCEASGHPRPTISWNVDGTASEQDQDPQSVLSILNVLVTPELLETGAECVASNSLGKNTTIIFLELDSNRTTGLSTSTVSPHAKANSTSTEKKLPEPESKGVVIVAVTVCILVLAVLGAVLYFFYKKGKLPCGRSGKQEITLPPSPKSEFVVEVKSDKLPEEMGLLQGSNGDKRAPGDQSGSRPHLAFLTVLTDGRARERNTSI; this is translated from the exons ATGGAGCTGTCCAGGCTCGTCTGCGCCTTTCTGCTCGCCGCCTGCTGCTGCTGTCGCCGTGCCGCGG GTGTGCCTGGAGAGGCGGAGCAGCCCGAGCCTGAGCTGGTAGAGGTGGAAGTAGGCGGCACGGCCCTTCTGAAGTGTGGCCCCTCCCATTCCCAGGGCAACTTCGGCCATGTGGACTGGTTTTCT GTCCACAAAGAGAAGCCCACCCTCATCTTCCGCGTGCACCAGGGCCTGGGCCAGAGCCAGCCTGGGGAGTACCAGCACCGGCTCAGCCTCCAGGACAAAGGGACTACTCTGGCCCTGGCACATATCACCCCCCATGACGAGCGCATCTTCCTGTGCCAGGGCAAGCGTCCTCAGTCCCAGGAGCACCGCATCCAGCTCCGTGTGTACA AAGCTCCGGAGGAGCCAAGCATCCAGGTCAATGCCGTGGGCATTTCTGTGAACAGTCAGGAGCCCGAGGAG GTTGCCACCTGTGTGGGGAGGAACGGGTACCCCGTTCCTCAGGTCATCTGGTACAAGAATGGCCGGCCCCTCAAGGAGGAGAAGAACC GAGTCCACATTCAGTCGTCCCAGATCGTGGAGTCGAGTGGCTTGTACACCTTGCAGAGCGTTCTGAAGGCACAGCTGGTTaaagaagacaaagatgcccaGTTTTACTGTGAGCTCAACTACCGGCTGCCCAGCGGGAACCACATGAAGGAATCTAAGGAGGTCACTGTCCCTGTTTTCT ACCCTGCAGAGAAAGTGTGGTTGGAGGTGGAGCCCGTGGGAATGCTGAAGGAAGGGGACCGTGTGGAAATCAGGTGTTTGGCTGATGgcaaccccccaccccacttcagcATCAGCAAGCAG AACCTCAGCACcagggagatggaggaagagacaaCGGATGACAATGGGATCCTGGTTTTGGAGCCCGCCCAGAAGGAGCACAGTGGGATCTATGAATGCCACGGCCTGGACTTGGAAACCACAACATCGCTGCAGAGCGACCAACAGGAGCTGCTGGTGAACT ACGTGTCTGATGTCCGAGTGAGACCTGCAGCCCCTGAGAGCCAGGAGGGCAGCAGTCTCACCCTGATCTGTGAGGCAGAGAGCAACCAGGCCATTGAGTTCCAGTGGCTGAGAGAAAAG ACAGGCAAGCTGCTGCAAAAGGGGCCTGTGCTCCAATTATACAACCTGAAACGGGAGGAAGGGGGAGGCTACCGCTGTGTGGCGTCTGTGCCCAGTGTACCCGGGCTGAACCGCACACAGCTGGTCAACGTAGCCGTTTTTG GGTCCCCGTGGATGACAGTAAAGGAGAGGAAGGTGTGGGTGAAAGAGAACACGGTGCTGAATCTGTCTTGTGAAGCATCAGGACATCCTCGGCCCACCATCTCCTGGAATGTTGATGGCACG GCAAGTGAACAAGACCAGGATCCACAGAGTGTCCTGAGCATCCTGAATGTCCTTGTGACCCCAGAGCTGTTGGAGACAGGTGCTGAATGTGTGGCCTCCAACTCCCTGGGCAAAAACACCACCATCATTTTCCTGGAGCTGG ACTCCAACAGAACCACTGGCCTCAGCACCTCCACTGTCAGTCCTCATGCCAAAGCCAACAGCACCTCCACAG agaaaaagcTGCCAGAGCCTGAAAGCAAGGGTGTGGTCATCGTGGCTGTGACTGTGTGCATCCTGGTCCtggctgtgctgggtgctgtccTCTATTTCTTCTACAAGAAGGGCAAGCTGCCGTGTGGGCGCTCAGGCAAACAAGAGAT cacgCTGCCCCCGTCTCCTAAGAGTGAATTTGTAGTTGAAGTTAAGTCAGATAAACTCCCAGAAGAGATGGGCCTCCTACAGGGCAGCAACGGTGACAAGAGGGCTCCAGGAGACCAG AGTGGGAGCAGGCCCCATCTTGCCTTCCTAACAGTACTCACAGACGGTAGAGCCAG GGAGAGAAATACATCGATCTGA